A stretch of Mesorhizobium sp. M2A.F.Ca.ET.046.03.2.1 DNA encodes these proteins:
- a CDS encoding class II aldolase/adducin family protein, translating to MVVRIDQEDAELRALRVLSASVGADPLLVQGAGGNTSLKQAGLLWIKASGTWLMNAATSDIMVPVELAPLLEAVAHRSPAAEKADQFTPVDLNPHRLRPSIETTVHALLPQRIVVHVHCVETIAIAVQANAEALLAERLRGLDWVFVPYRRPGLPLAQGIAERLKPRTVVLVLGNHGLVVAADTVAEANLLLRRVSGLLSRPPRVAPAADIDALIRLGMGSNYRLPVAIEAHAAATDLASCRIAASGSLYPDQVIFLGVGSVIAGPNENAAAVVARTRETGQPSPASILFPGKGILMRSDANAGAEAMARCLADVASRIDPGARVNYLSPHENAELLNWDAEKYRQELNRRSGTLQ from the coding sequence ATGGTTGTTCGGATCGATCAGGAAGACGCCGAGTTGCGGGCGCTGCGCGTGCTGTCGGCCAGCGTCGGCGCCGATCCCCTGCTGGTCCAGGGCGCCGGTGGCAACACCTCCCTCAAACAGGCCGGCCTGTTGTGGATCAAGGCGTCAGGCACCTGGCTGATGAATGCAGCCACCAGCGACATCATGGTGCCGGTGGAACTGGCGCCCTTGCTCGAGGCGGTCGCCCACCGCAGCCCGGCGGCCGAGAAGGCCGACCAGTTCACGCCGGTCGACCTCAATCCGCATCGCCTGCGGCCTTCGATCGAGACGACGGTGCATGCGCTGCTGCCGCAAAGGATCGTCGTCCATGTCCATTGCGTCGAGACCATTGCGATTGCCGTGCAGGCCAATGCGGAAGCTTTGCTCGCCGAGCGCCTGCGCGGGCTGGACTGGGTCTTCGTGCCGTATCGCCGGCCGGGCCTGCCGCTGGCGCAAGGCATTGCCGAGCGGCTGAAGCCTCGTACCGTTGTGCTGGTGCTCGGCAATCACGGACTGGTTGTCGCCGCCGACACCGTCGCCGAGGCCAATCTGTTGCTGAGGCGCGTTTCCGGCCTGCTCAGCCGCCCGCCGCGTGTTGCGCCGGCAGCTGACATCGACGCGCTGATCAGGCTGGGCATGGGCAGCAACTACCGCCTTCCCGTGGCGATCGAGGCGCATGCCGCCGCGACCGATCTCGCCAGCTGCCGCATTGCAGCCTCGGGCAGCCTCTATCCAGACCAAGTCATTTTCCTTGGCGTCGGCTCGGTGATTGCCGGACCGAACGAGAACGCCGCCGCCGTGGTGGCGAGGACGAGGGAAACTGGCCAGCCGTCGCCGGCATCGATCCTGTTCCCCGGCAAGGGCATCCTGATGCGCAGCGACGCCAATGCCGGCGCAGAGGCGATGGCGCGCTGCCTCGCCGACGTCGCCTCGCGCATCGATCCAGGCGCGCGCGTCAACTATCTGAGCCCGCACGAGAATGCCGAGCTTTTGAACTGGGATGCCGAAAAGTACCGCCAGGAGCTCAACCGGCGCAGCGGGACATTGCAATGA
- a CDS encoding FGGY-family carbohydrate kinase, protein MTAVVVGIDVGTSGVRAVAMDPGFAIQAQAGVALADFGTDWRDPATWWRAVETAIDALLRLVDARNVRALAVDGTSGTMLPVDAAGGPLGRALMYSDKVDDATILSAIADDAPPQSAAHGATSGLAKLLRFQKGVRPARVLHQADWIAGRFCGRFDVSDENNALKTGYDPVRRGWPDWLARTGADLALLPDVVAPGKPFGTISPGSAQRFGLPGDVAVVAGTTDGCASFLATGADRIGDAVTALGSSLTLKLLCEKPLFAPQFGIYSHRIGDAWLAGGASNTGGKVLAHFFPLERIVKLSESIDPDRPTGLDYYPLIGTGERFPIADAGLAPRLDPRPADDALFLQAMLEGIAAIERRGYRQLADLGGPALRSVRSVSGGARNPVWTAIRARQLRVPFFEALSEEAAAGTARLALQGARTAGLL, encoded by the coding sequence ATGACGGCTGTGGTCGTCGGCATCGACGTCGGCACCTCGGGTGTGCGCGCCGTCGCCATGGATCCTGGTTTCGCAATCCAGGCCCAGGCCGGCGTCGCGCTGGCCGATTTCGGCACCGACTGGCGGGACCCCGCCACCTGGTGGCGCGCGGTCGAGACCGCGATCGACGCACTGCTTCGCCTGGTCGACGCAAGGAATGTTCGCGCGCTTGCCGTCGACGGCACCTCGGGCACGATGCTGCCGGTCGATGCGGCCGGCGGGCCGCTCGGCCGGGCGCTGATGTATTCCGACAAGGTCGACGACGCGACGATCCTTTCGGCGATCGCCGACGATGCGCCGCCTCAGAGCGCGGCCCATGGCGCCACCTCGGGACTTGCCAAGCTGCTGCGGTTCCAGAAGGGGGTGAGGCCGGCGCGGGTTCTCCATCAGGCCGACTGGATCGCTGGCCGCTTCTGCGGCCGCTTCGACGTCAGCGACGAGAACAATGCACTGAAGACCGGCTATGACCCTGTGCGGCGTGGCTGGCCCGATTGGCTCGCCAGGACAGGCGCAGATCTGGCCTTGCTGCCAGATGTCGTCGCGCCGGGTAAGCCATTCGGCACGATCAGCCCGGGCAGCGCGCAGCGTTTCGGCCTGCCCGGCGATGTGGCAGTAGTCGCCGGCACCACCGATGGCTGCGCTTCCTTCCTCGCAACCGGCGCTGACCGCATAGGTGACGCCGTCACCGCGCTCGGCTCATCGCTGACGCTGAAGCTGCTCTGCGAAAAGCCGCTGTTCGCGCCGCAATTCGGCATCTACAGCCATCGCATCGGCGACGCGTGGCTGGCCGGCGGTGCGTCGAACACCGGCGGCAAGGTGCTGGCGCATTTCTTCCCCCTCGAGCGCATCGTCAAGCTCTCCGAATCGATCGATCCGGACCGGCCGACCGGCCTCGACTATTACCCATTGATCGGCACCGGCGAGCGCTTTCCGATCGCCGATGCGGGCCTCGCGCCGCGCCTCGATCCGCGCCCGGCCGACGACGCGCTGTTCCTGCAGGCGATGCTGGAAGGCATTGCCGCCATCGAGAGGCGCGGCTACCGGCAACTTGCCGATCTCGGTGGGCCGGCGCTGCGTTCCGTCCGCAGCGTTTCCGGCGGCGCCCGCAACCCTGTGTGGACGGCAATCCGCGCAAGGCAACTGCGCGTGCCTTTTTTCGAAGCGCTTTCCGAGGAGGCAGCGGCCGGTACGGCAAGGCTGGCGCTGCAGGGCGCGCGCACGGCGGGCCTGCTATGA
- a CDS encoding TIGR01459 family HAD-type hydrolase, translating to MSTATTKPVDLRDLADLAGRFDHFVVDQFGVLHDGNAAYPGAVEALSKLKAAGKSVLLLSNSGKRAAPNEDRLVGLGFERGSWDVFVSSGEVAWRRFAGLAGQAGLPHGTRCLLIARDGDRSAVDGLDIVLVDDAGRADVILLSASEGDRFELDHYRKMLAPAAVSGVPCLCTNPDRIMLTKSGQRFGAGRIAELYEELGGNVEWIGKPHRPIYDAALAMLGNPPRERVVGIGDSIEHDIAGASGAGLSSALVRSGILAEMSGQQLNEMFARHDARPDFILPGFVWQV from the coding sequence ATGAGCACTGCCACGACGAAGCCGGTTGACTTGCGCGATCTCGCCGACCTGGCGGGCCGCTTCGACCATTTCGTCGTCGACCAATTCGGCGTCCTGCATGACGGCAATGCCGCCTATCCGGGCGCTGTCGAAGCGCTGTCAAAGCTCAAGGCCGCCGGAAAGTCGGTCCTGCTTCTGTCCAATTCCGGCAAGCGTGCGGCGCCTAACGAGGATCGCCTTGTCGGGCTCGGTTTCGAGCGAGGCTCCTGGGACGTCTTCGTCAGTTCCGGCGAAGTCGCCTGGCGGCGCTTTGCCGGGCTGGCCGGACAAGCCGGTCTGCCCCACGGCACGCGCTGCCTGCTGATTGCGCGCGATGGCGACAGGAGCGCTGTCGACGGCCTCGACATCGTGCTGGTCGACGACGCCGGCCGGGCCGACGTCATCCTGCTTTCGGCAAGCGAAGGTGACCGTTTCGAGCTCGATCACTATCGCAAGATGCTGGCCCCTGCCGCGGTCTCCGGCGTGCCCTGTCTGTGCACCAATCCCGACAGGATCATGCTGACGAAATCGGGTCAGCGTTTCGGCGCCGGCAGGATCGCCGAACTCTACGAGGAACTGGGCGGCAACGTCGAATGGATCGGCAAGCCGCATAGGCCGATCTATGACGCGGCGCTCGCAATGTTGGGCAACCCGCCGCGCGAACGCGTTGTCGGTATCGGCGACAGTATCGAACACGACATAGCCGGCGCATCTGGCGCAGGCTTGTCGTCGGCGCTGGTGCGTTCGGGCATACTGGCCGAAATGAGCGGTCAGCAACTCAACGAGATGTTTGCGCGTCACGACGCCCGGCCGGACTTCATCCTGCCGGGCTTCGTCTGGCAGGTCTGA
- a CDS encoding TIM barrel protein encodes MAFTLSLNTNPLVNRFADPDDLIDAIAYGIGIRDVQLTHEFVNPGWPAATIAKFIRLFRAALNRTGVRVTSGMTGPYGRLNHFGHPDADVRRYYVDWFKIFADISAELGATSMGTQFAIFTHQDYDDPKRRARLLDIAMECWREVAEHARAAGLTYLFWEPMSVGREFGHTIENCRALHEQIEAANLSIPLLMMVDIDHGDVTSSNPDDIDPYAWAEAFPRQSPIIHIKQSSMNKGGHWPFTAAYNKDGRITPQKLLETVRRGGGTDNEICLELSFREREPVDHQVVAMIRESVDYWAPFIDAGRSALLPRS; translated from the coding sequence ATGGCTTTCACGCTGTCCCTCAACACCAATCCGCTGGTCAACCGCTTCGCTGATCCCGACGACCTGATCGACGCGATCGCCTATGGCATCGGCATCAGGGATGTCCAGCTTACGCATGAGTTCGTCAATCCGGGCTGGCCGGCGGCGACGATCGCGAAATTCATCCGCCTGTTCCGCGCCGCTCTGAATCGTACTGGCGTACGCGTCACGTCGGGCATGACCGGCCCCTATGGCAGGCTGAATCATTTCGGCCATCCGGATGCCGATGTACGCCGCTACTATGTCGACTGGTTCAAGATTTTCGCCGACATCTCGGCCGAACTGGGCGCCACAAGCATGGGCACGCAGTTCGCCATCTTCACCCACCAGGACTATGACGATCCCAAGCGCCGCGCTCGGCTGCTCGACATCGCCATGGAGTGCTGGCGCGAGGTGGCCGAACATGCCAGAGCGGCCGGACTGACCTATCTGTTCTGGGAGCCGATGTCGGTCGGCCGCGAATTCGGCCACACCATCGAGAACTGCCGGGCGCTGCACGAGCAGATCGAGGCGGCCAATCTCTCCATTCCGCTGTTGATGATGGTCGACATCGACCACGGCGATGTCACGTCGAGCAATCCCGACGATATCGACCCCTATGCCTGGGCCGAGGCTTTCCCGAGACAATCGCCGATCATCCACATCAAGCAATCGTCGATGAACAAGGGCGGCCACTGGCCGTTCACCGCCGCCTACAACAAAGACGGCCGCATAACCCCGCAAAAACTGTTGGAGACGGTTCGGCGCGGCGGTGGCACCGACAACGAGATTTGCCTCGAGTTGTCGTTCCGTGAGCGCGAGCCGGTCGATCACCAGGTCGTGGCAATGATCCGCGAGTCGGTCGATTATTGGGCGCCGTTCATCGATGCGGGCAGGTCGGCGTTGTTGCCCCGCAGCTAG